The following are encoded in a window of Pseudomonadota bacterium genomic DNA:
- a CDS encoding haloacid dehalogenase type II, translating into MLKALIFDVFGTVVDWRGSITREVRAVAEHKGIRLNAGKFANEWRSGYQPAMGRVRRGELPWLNIDALHRMILDELKKKYHLEHLSEAETDLLNRSWHRLKPWPDSVRGLKQLKQSYTISPLSNGNFSLLNNMAKNSGLPWDCIISAELFGHYKPDPETYLGAAKLLDLPPAEVMLCAAHKDDLLAAQACGLKTAFIKRPKEFPPSINIDLTTDARFDYNAESIIDLANQLNV; encoded by the coding sequence ATGCTAAAAGCCCTAATTTTTGACGTCTTCGGAACGGTTGTCGACTGGCGCGGCAGCATTACAAGAGAAGTTCGTGCCGTTGCCGAGCACAAAGGTATTCGACTTAACGCAGGTAAATTTGCGAATGAATGGCGTTCAGGCTATCAACCCGCCATGGGTCGAGTGAGACGAGGTGAACTTCCTTGGCTGAACATAGACGCCCTGCATAGAATGATTCTCGATGAATTGAAAAAAAAGTATCACTTAGAACATCTATCGGAAGCAGAAACCGATTTGCTGAATCGATCCTGGCACCGACTCAAACCTTGGCCCGATTCTGTTCGTGGTCTAAAACAATTAAAGCAAAGCTACACCATCTCGCCACTCTCTAACGGTAATTTTTCTTTACTCAATAACATGGCTAAAAACTCTGGCCTGCCCTGGGATTGCATCATTAGCGCCGAATTATTCGGTCATTACAAACCGGATCCTGAAACCTACCTCGGGGCAGCCAAACTGCTGGACTTGCCTCCTGCAGAGGTCATGCTGTGCGCCGCACACAAAGACGACTTATTAGCTGCCCAAGCATGCGGTCTGAAGACTGCGTTTATAAAAAGACCAAAAGAATTTCCACCCTCAATAAATATTGACCTTACGACGGACGCGCGGTTTGACTATAACGCGGAGAGTATCATTGATCTAGCCAACCAATTAAACGTTTGA
- a CDS encoding cytochrome b/b6 domain-containing protein, with amino-acid sequence MIPSSKIKVWDISTRLFHWSIAILITYQLVTGHLEGGPSESHIMVGYCVCGLILFRILWGFWGSLTARFSDFIKSPNTVISYILTDSGASKRSSGHNPIGGYSVVLMILSIIIQVSSGLFCDDGVMLSGAFSDLVSEDLTSVANQIHTVNAKVLLLLVFAHLIAISWYTMLKKQNLVTPMITGYSSEIKTNNEVRQVNEHPKRAILFAVISVGVTIILISIH; translated from the coding sequence ATGATCCCAAGTTCAAAAATCAAAGTCTGGGATATCTCGACCCGACTATTCCATTGGTCAATTGCCATCCTCATCACCTACCAACTGGTCACGGGCCACTTAGAAGGAGGGCCATCGGAGAGTCATATTATGGTGGGTTACTGTGTGTGCGGCTTAATTCTTTTTAGAATACTCTGGGGCTTCTGGGGCAGCCTAACCGCACGGTTCTCAGACTTTATCAAATCACCCAATACCGTTATTAGCTATATCTTGACCGACTCCGGTGCATCAAAACGCTCAAGTGGCCATAATCCAATCGGAGGTTATTCAGTTGTATTGATGATTTTGTCGATCATCATTCAAGTGAGCAGTGGATTATTTTGCGATGATGGTGTCATGTTGTCAGGGGCATTTAGCGATCTCGTTTCGGAGGACTTAACCTCTGTCGCCAATCAAATACACACCGTGAATGCAAAAGTACTCCTCTTATTAGTTTTCGCCCACTTAATCGCAATCAGCTGGTACACAATGTTGAAAAAACAAAATCTCGTGACGCCGATGATTACTGGTTATTCAAGTGAAATTAAAACAAACAATGAGGTACGTCAGGTCAACGAACATCCAAAACGCGCAATCCTCTTCGCAGTCATTAGCGTCGGAGTCACCATAATTTTAATATCTATACACTAA
- a CDS encoding cytochrome c: MMNRYFLSFTSLLLLMVVDVASAQSVEKAVKYRQGAFTVMGWNFEVIVDMIKGKRPFDQVDFTRRAKIIANVSQIPMEGFATESHAGATKAKPEIWTNYPDFEQKMKLMQNAAELLATTSLSGDYDASKRAVSALGKTCKACHDEYRNK, encoded by the coding sequence ATGATGAATCGTTATTTTTTGAGCTTTACAAGTTTATTGCTTCTTATGGTCGTTGATGTGGCATCGGCTCAATCCGTTGAGAAGGCGGTCAAATATCGCCAAGGTGCTTTCACCGTGATGGGTTGGAATTTTGAGGTAATCGTAGATATGATCAAAGGAAAGCGACCATTTGATCAAGTTGATTTTACACGTAGAGCGAAAATAATTGCTAATGTCAGTCAAATTCCAATGGAGGGGTTTGCTACCGAGTCCCACGCGGGGGCTACTAAAGCTAAACCGGAAATTTGGACAAATTATCCGGACTTCGAGCAGAAAATGAAGCTGATGCAAAACGCGGCTGAGCTTCTGGCGACGACTAGCCTATCGGGTGACTATGACGCCTCGAAGCGGGCCGTCTCTGCGCTCGGTAAAACGTGTAAGGCCTGTCACGACGAATATCGAAACAAGTAA
- the queG gene encoding tRNA epoxyqueuosine(34) reductase QueG: MSAHVEFNVDLGQLTSKIRSIAREQGFDDMRVTDCDLSESAPRLKEWLDKGYAGDMDYIGNRFEMKINPDKLVSGVKRIISLRMNYFQFRDKSMDGLNFLNAPDRGFISNYALGRDYHKVIRGRLEKVAQNVQSIIGAFGYRVFTDSAPVMEVELATKSGLGWRGKHTLLINKNAGSWFFLGEIYTDLDLPLDSLASEHCGTCSRCIDICPTKAILGPYKLDARRCISYLTIEHRGSIPKEFRKLMGNRIYGCDDCQVVCPWNKYASVTTVPDFNVRESLDGETLVKLFSWSESEFYRYTEGSPIRRIGYERWLRNLGCALGNAPTTPEIIRSLELKKSHASELVREHVVWALDEHL, from the coding sequence ATGAGCGCCCATGTTGAATTCAATGTTGATCTTGGTCAGTTAACGTCTAAGATCCGTAGCATTGCTCGCGAGCAAGGTTTTGATGACATGCGCGTAACGGATTGTGATTTATCAGAATCTGCACCGAGGTTAAAAGAATGGCTCGATAAGGGTTATGCGGGTGATATGGACTATATCGGCAACCGGTTCGAGATGAAAATCAATCCAGATAAGCTTGTCAGTGGCGTGAAGCGCATTATCAGCTTGAGAATGAATTATTTTCAGTTTAGGGATAAAAGTATGGATGGATTAAATTTCCTAAATGCTCCAGATAGGGGGTTTATTTCCAATTACGCATTAGGTCGTGACTACCACAAGGTCATTCGGGGACGATTAGAAAAAGTTGCGCAAAACGTTCAGTCGATCATTGGCGCATTCGGCTATCGTGTATTTACTGACAGCGCACCTGTGATGGAGGTGGAGTTGGCGACAAAATCAGGCTTGGGCTGGCGTGGCAAACACACACTGTTGATTAATAAAAATGCCGGATCATGGTTTTTTCTAGGAGAGATTTACACTGATTTAGATTTGCCTCTAGACAGTCTCGCCAGTGAGCATTGTGGGACATGCAGCCGATGTATTGATATTTGTCCCACAAAAGCAATTCTTGGTCCTTATAAGTTGGATGCGCGAAGGTGTATTTCATATCTGACGATCGAACACCGCGGAAGTATCCCCAAAGAATTTAGAAAGTTAATGGGTAATCGTATCTACGGTTGTGATGACTGTCAGGTGGTATGTCCATGGAATAAATATGCGTCGGTTACAACCGTTCCAGACTTTAATGTAAGAGAATCCTTAGATGGTGAAACTTTAGTGAAGCTGTTTTCGTGGAGCGAATCGGAATTTTATCGATATACGGAGGGTAGTCCGATTCGCCGTATTGGGTACGAGCGATGGCTGCGTAACTTAGGTTGCGCGCTTGGAAACGCACCGACTACACCGGAAATCATTCGATCGCTTGAGTTAAAAAAATCACATGCATCAGAATTGGTTAGAGAGCATGTTGTTTGGGCCTTAGACGAACATCTCTAA